Part of the Impatiens glandulifera chromosome 8, dImpGla2.1, whole genome shotgun sequence genome is shown below.
aattgattttttatttataatttttttaatgatttattcttattatttttaattaattttatactcaattatatataaacaataataataataatatacaagtaatattaatttgaaataaacttattttataagttacaagtattatataattttaaataaaatcttaatttttattttaaaatattttagacctataaaaatttttttttttaaaaatgtcatgTCTATAGTAGGACCCGTATTCTGTCATAGCAAAATTGTCAATGCTAGAATAATTTCTCATGTGCCCTTCTTAGCCATGACTTAgacaatttattaataatttaaatttaattaaaaaaataaaataataatattttaattttaaaaaaaaattaaaagttaaaagttaaaatggTACTAGAAGATGTCGTTGgattgaatttttcaaaaaaaaaaatattttaaaaaatattattattgataattttaagaaacttatttttttataaaaaatttaaatattaaataatgataaaataataaataataatttaaaatataaattattttaatatttggttaatgaattaaatatgtgatgaaTAAGAGAaagtgatattatatattatatatatatatatatatatatatatatatatatatatttttttttttttgttaattatgttatttaaatatctcaaataaaaaacatcatAATTTAAGATTATTGGATCAAATTGGGATTAGATCATCTACTTCCATATATCACATGTTTCCTCGGGTTCTCTGTCACaggaagaaaaaaatttagTGACCAAATTTGAAACAAAGAGTTGTTTTTgttgtatattatttatttgtttataatatttatttatataatgatgtaagttatttaatttttattttgaaattaaaatgatagttataagatgaagaaagtttttattttttattttttaaaagaaacccaagatcaaacaagctctatgATCCTTTAGAgccatttatttattatatataagaagGAAGCTAGTTGAGTGATCATCATGATAGAAGAAAGATGGGTATTTTAGGAAGTGAAGGTGTTCTTAGGCTTGGAGCTGCGGTTCTTCTGGTGGTCACGGCCTGTTTGGTAGCCTTGGATTCCCAAACCAAGTTCCTTTACTATCAAATTGCCAAAAAAGCCACTTACAAGGAATTGAACGCCCTTTAGTAAGTAATATACACTAACTCATTACCAATTATTatcattcattatatataactcTTTGGTTTTGGTTATGGTCATGGTTAATCGGGTGCAGCGTGGTGGTGTGGGTTCACTCGGCGGCGGCTATTTATAGCCTGCTGCAGTCTGGAAGATGCTTCTTCTTCGCCGCACCTATTCATCATGGAACTTCAAGACCGGCCACATCTTCTTACCTCACAACTGCCACTCTTTGTTTCATACTAGACCAGGTCATTAGTTCTTAACTAATGTTTCAATCATTTGGTTTAGGAACTAGGAATTCAAATCAATCTTGGTTCTATAACTTTGTATTTTCTAATATGAAACAATAAGTTAGCTTATCTTTTGAAAGTTTTAAACCAGTTTGTGGTCCAAtttatgggtatgggtatgggggCAATTTATTGCACATTTAAATCTATAACAAGTTACatcaattttaaacaatattgGTGGTGTAGGTTGTAGTTTATGGGGTGTTCTCTACTAATTCAGCCGGGGTTGAGGCGTCAATTATGGCGATAACCGGTGCAGACAGCTTTCAATGGATGAAGTTATGCAATAAGTTCACGAGATTCTGCTACCAAATTGGGGGAGCTTTATTGTGTGGTTATGTGGCGTGTCTATTGATGATTGTTGTTTCCTCCATTTCCGCTTTCAATCTTTTTCGACTCTATTCTCCTAACAAGTTCCTTATCCTAAAAGCTAAGTGATTATCTAAATTAAAACTTATGTTTGATTCatttaatgtttgtttgaatCAACATCACATGCTTGTGCTTTTTCATTTGCATAGAATAGAACTcccctgtttttttttttgtttgttatattCAATAATAATGCATATATGTAATTCGAAACTAtggttaattaatcaaattaatgttGTCAAAGACGAAGAGACAAGTCGAGATCCATTGAATCTTCCCTCCAggctgatgatgatgataggCCGCCATGGATCTTATAATTAACAGATGATGATGTTGACGACGATGACATTTGTTTGTTCTTCCTAGCTAGAGTTCTTTCGAGTTTGTGGGCATTTTGGTGACCTCCAAGGGCCTGTGAGCTATAAAACTTTCTCCGACAATAGTTGCACGAGAACACTCGGACCTCCTCTTCTCGTCGCCATGGCACCGC
Proteins encoded:
- the LOC124912200 gene encoding CASP-like protein 2C1 translates to MGILGSEGVLRLGAAVLLVVTACLVALDSQTKFLYYQIAKKATYKELNALYVVVWVHSAAAIYSLLQSGRCFFFAAPIHHGTSRPATSSYLTTATLCFILDQVVVYGVFSTNSAGVEASIMAITGADSFQWMKLCNKFTRFCYQIGGALLCGYVACLLMIVVSSISAFNLFRLYSPNKFLILKAK